Proteins from a single region of Stigmatella erecta:
- the lnt gene encoding apolipoprotein N-acyltransferase yields the protein MSAAPSLARRAGEMLLGALAAAWMVRVYGRMEPAWVWLCFVALVPWLAVLDRLRTAAQALVAGLVLSAVFTGVVLGWFAGSLRAYAQSSNAWAYWLVLLLCSPVLQPQFITAALARHLARRAAPPGAFLRVGLTAALVYVGTEWVWPKLLADTLGHGLYASVWWRQGADLAGAQGLTFLLILINECVLAALRAFAARGGTWPGVRALRVPAGVAGALLAALTGYGALRYRQVSAQTGSGPELAVGVVQANITNYGQLRAELGTFDALRTILDTHYALSDALMKDARPDLLVWPETVYPTTFRSPKSAEGEAFDNELAAFVGERQMPLIFGAYELDQEREFNAAMFLGPVGREEERRLGFASYRKTLLFPLTEWIPDLVDTPSLRSFLPWLGTWKRGPGPRTVDFPLRGGRVLKVAPLICYEAIFPAYVAQAVGKGAELIVTLSNDSWFGTSAGPRLHLTLAAFRSIETRLPQVRATNSGISALITPAGDILQETGVGQRAGVLMRVPSTGHLGTLMVAWGDWFGPTALALGVGLLLAQALRSRLTPGAARRPDPSP from the coding sequence ATGAGCGCGGCGCCGTCCCTGGCGCGCCGGGCCGGGGAGATGCTCCTCGGGGCCTTGGCGGCCGCGTGGATGGTCCGGGTGTATGGGCGGATGGAGCCGGCCTGGGTGTGGCTGTGCTTCGTGGCGCTGGTGCCCTGGCTGGCCGTGCTCGACCGGCTTCGCACGGCCGCGCAGGCGCTCGTGGCGGGGCTGGTGCTCAGCGCCGTCTTCACCGGGGTGGTGCTGGGGTGGTTCGCCGGCTCCCTGCGCGCGTATGCCCAGTCCTCCAACGCGTGGGCCTACTGGCTCGTGTTGCTGTTGTGCTCGCCAGTGCTCCAGCCGCAGTTCATCACCGCCGCGCTGGCCCGGCACCTGGCACGGCGGGCCGCCCCTCCGGGGGCATTCCTGCGCGTGGGGCTGACGGCGGCCCTGGTCTACGTGGGTACCGAGTGGGTCTGGCCCAAGCTGCTCGCGGACACGCTGGGCCATGGCCTGTATGCCTCCGTCTGGTGGCGGCAGGGCGCGGACCTCGCCGGGGCACAGGGGCTGACCTTCCTGCTCATCCTCATCAACGAGTGCGTGCTCGCGGCGCTGCGCGCCTTCGCGGCCCGGGGAGGGACGTGGCCCGGCGTCCGGGCCCTGCGCGTCCCGGCCGGGGTGGCGGGGGCGCTGCTGGCGGCGCTCACGGGGTATGGCGCGCTCCGGTACCGGCAGGTGAGCGCGCAGACCGGATCCGGCCCGGAGCTGGCCGTGGGCGTGGTGCAGGCCAACATCACGAACTACGGCCAGCTCCGGGCGGAGCTGGGGACGTTCGATGCGCTCCGGACGATCCTCGACACGCACTACGCGCTGTCCGACGCGCTGATGAAGGATGCCCGGCCGGATCTGCTCGTCTGGCCGGAGACGGTGTATCCCACGACGTTCCGCTCGCCGAAGAGCGCGGAGGGCGAGGCGTTCGACAACGAGCTGGCCGCCTTCGTGGGCGAGCGCCAGATGCCGCTCATCTTCGGCGCCTATGAGCTGGATCAGGAGCGGGAGTTCAACGCGGCGATGTTCCTGGGGCCCGTGGGCCGCGAGGAGGAGCGCCGGCTGGGGTTCGCCTCCTACCGCAAGACGCTGCTGTTCCCGCTGACGGAGTGGATTCCCGACCTGGTGGACACCCCTTCGCTCCGGAGCTTCCTGCCCTGGCTGGGCACCTGGAAGCGGGGGCCCGGCCCGCGCACGGTGGACTTCCCGCTGCGCGGGGGACGGGTGCTCAAGGTGGCACCGCTCATCTGCTACGAGGCCATCTTCCCGGCCTACGTGGCGCAGGCGGTGGGCAAGGGCGCGGAGCTCATCGTGACGCTCTCGAATGACTCGTGGTTCGGAACGAGCGCCGGGCCGAGGCTGCACCTGACGTTGGCGGCGTTCCGGAGCATCGAGACGCGGCTGCCCCAGGTGCGGGCCACCAACTCGGGCATCTCCGCCCTCATTACTCCCGCGGGCGACATCCTCCAGGAGACGGGCGTGGGGCAGCGCGCCGGGGTGCTGATGCGGGTGCCTTCCACCGGGCACCTGGGCACGCTGATGGTGGCGTGGGGCGACTGGTTCGGCCCCACGGCCCTGGCGCTGGGCGTGGGGCTGCTGCTGGCGCAGGCGCTGCGCTCGCGGCTCACGCCAGGAGCCGCGCGTCGTCCAGATCCATCTCCGTGA
- a CDS encoding acyl-CoA dehydrogenase family protein, with translation MSFFQDAPRLGNQYDDDALLQGYLARKLPEELRRSLTGELRELGDLSGRYFYEFQQRDRLNEPELTQWDAWGQRIDRIDVTPLWREAEVLTAQRGLVAVAYEQKSAELSRIHQFALNYVIQPSLDVYSCPLAMTDGAARTLLSLGNPELLQRALPHLTSRDPGQFWTSGQWMTERTGGSDVGLTQTVARQTPEGWRLYGTKWFTSATTSQMALTLARPEGNGPGGKGLALFYVETRKPDGFLNGILINRLKDKLGTRKVPTAELTLDGALAIPVAGLTDGIRNMSSMLNVTRTWNAVASVWMMRRAMALARDYASRRVQFGAKLSEKPLHVDTLAGMEAEFEGAFLLAFRAAELLGRMEAKVATEEDLQLQRLVTPLAKLTTGKQTVALTSEALESFGGAGYVEDTGLPRMLADAQVLSIWEGTTNVLSLDALRALAKEGTLDVFHADVETRLATAKESGLKPCVRAAQDAMEHARGWVAKALASPVGLEAGARRFALTLGRTMELALLVEHAQWCLDHGHGPKVMAAARRLARHGVNLITEMDLDDARLLA, from the coding sequence ATGAGCTTCTTCCAGGACGCGCCCCGCCTCGGAAACCAGTATGACGATGATGCCCTGCTACAGGGCTACCTGGCCCGCAAGCTGCCGGAGGAGCTGCGGCGCTCCCTGACCGGCGAACTCCGGGAGCTGGGGGACCTGAGCGGCCGGTACTTCTACGAGTTTCAGCAGCGGGACCGGCTCAACGAGCCGGAGCTGACGCAGTGGGATGCGTGGGGCCAGCGGATCGACCGGATCGACGTGACGCCGCTGTGGCGCGAGGCCGAGGTGCTGACGGCCCAGCGCGGCCTGGTGGCGGTGGCCTACGAGCAGAAGAGCGCCGAGCTGAGCCGGATCCACCAGTTCGCGCTTAACTACGTCATCCAGCCGTCGCTGGACGTCTACTCGTGCCCGCTGGCGATGACGGACGGGGCGGCGCGGACGCTGCTGTCGCTGGGCAACCCAGAGCTCCTCCAGCGCGCCCTGCCCCACCTGACGTCGAGGGACCCAGGGCAGTTCTGGACCTCGGGCCAGTGGATGACCGAGCGCACGGGCGGCTCGGACGTGGGGCTGACGCAGACGGTGGCGAGGCAGACGCCGGAAGGCTGGCGGCTGTACGGGACGAAGTGGTTCACCTCGGCGACCACGTCCCAGATGGCGCTGACGCTGGCGCGGCCGGAGGGCAATGGCCCGGGTGGCAAGGGGCTGGCGCTCTTCTACGTGGAGACGCGCAAGCCGGATGGGTTCCTGAACGGAATCCTCATCAACCGGCTGAAGGACAAGCTGGGCACGCGCAAGGTGCCCACCGCGGAGCTGACGCTGGACGGGGCGCTGGCCATCCCGGTGGCCGGGCTGACCGACGGCATCCGGAACATGTCCTCCATGCTGAACGTCACCCGGACGTGGAACGCGGTCGCCTCGGTCTGGATGATGCGCAGGGCCATGGCGCTGGCGCGTGACTACGCCTCGCGGCGGGTGCAGTTCGGCGCGAAGCTGTCCGAGAAACCGCTGCACGTGGACACGCTCGCGGGCATGGAGGCGGAGTTCGAGGGCGCCTTCCTGCTGGCCTTCCGGGCCGCGGAGCTGCTGGGCCGGATGGAGGCGAAGGTGGCCACGGAGGAGGACCTCCAGCTGCAGCGGCTGGTGACGCCGCTGGCGAAGCTGACCACGGGCAAGCAGACGGTGGCGCTGACCTCGGAGGCGCTGGAGAGCTTCGGCGGCGCGGGCTACGTGGAGGACACGGGCCTGCCGCGGATGCTGGCGGACGCCCAGGTGCTGAGCATCTGGGAGGGCACGACGAACGTGCTCTCGCTGGACGCGCTGCGGGCCCTGGCCAAGGAAGGCACGCTGGACGTGTTCCACGCGGACGTGGAGACCCGGCTGGCCACGGCGAAGGAGTCCGGCCTCAAGCCGTGCGTGCGGGCCGCGCAGGATGCCATGGAGCACGCCCGGGGCTGGGTGGCCAAGGCCCTGGCGAGCCCCGTGGGGCTGGAGGCCGGCGCGCGCCGCTTCGCGCTCACGCTGGGCCGCACGATGGAGCTGGCCCTGCTGGTGGAGCACGCCCAGTGGTGCCTGGACCACGGCCACGGCCCGAAGGTGATGGCCGCGGCCCGGCGGCTCGCGCGCCACGGGGTGAACCTCATCACGGAGATGGATCTGGACGACGCGCGGCTCCTGGCGTGA
- a CDS encoding SGNH/GDSL hydrolase family protein gives MSLRLNVRDMSLACVAAASLVSSSALASTINQNTSWTIKRTNATSTYRVVAYGDSIFAGYNGGLFSVARRASPYTSGEYLAHQWNANVEVVRRTKSGAKADDIYNNKIIGDRSYMQDAKTRVVMFEMCGNDYLQARSAFSEQTGTCSYSGLDTALANCTTYMEKGMQAINQYATSAKSKIIMNIYYPGYDADNVQTGCTDASTGTKVNRQQKFLPYLAKSNWRTCNLAEKYGFQCADAFAEMMGSEYDSNGDGVNDVDGLRYKSGESEDAYVNRITTALRSTIRDANTHYVNSSTSFDYIQSDNTHPTYFNSSTISVNIFSGSGSGSGASDFADSAVSGGKQAEWNKTGHEKSGWSISTYNPVAP, from the coding sequence ATGTCTCTTCGTCTCAACGTGCGTGACATGTCCCTGGCCTGCGTCGCCGCGGCCTCTCTGGTGAGCAGCTCCGCGCTCGCGAGCACCATCAACCAGAACACCTCTTGGACCATCAAGCGCACCAACGCCACCAGCACCTACCGGGTGGTGGCCTACGGCGACTCCATCTTCGCGGGCTACAACGGCGGCCTGTTCAGCGTGGCCCGCCGCGCCTCGCCCTACACCAGCGGCGAGTACCTGGCCCATCAGTGGAACGCCAACGTGGAAGTCGTCCGCCGCACCAAGTCCGGTGCCAAGGCCGACGACATCTACAACAACAAGATCATCGGTGATCGCTCGTACATGCAGGACGCGAAGACGCGCGTCGTGATGTTCGAGATGTGCGGCAACGACTACCTGCAGGCCCGCAGCGCGTTCTCGGAGCAGACCGGCACCTGTAGCTACAGCGGGTTGGACACGGCGCTGGCCAACTGCACCACGTACATGGAGAAGGGCATGCAGGCCATCAACCAGTACGCCACCTCCGCCAAGTCCAAGATCATCATGAACATCTACTACCCGGGCTACGACGCCGACAACGTGCAGACGGGCTGCACGGACGCGTCCACCGGGACGAAGGTGAACCGCCAGCAGAAGTTCCTGCCCTATCTGGCCAAGAGCAACTGGCGCACCTGCAACCTGGCCGAGAAGTACGGCTTCCAGTGCGCCGATGCCTTCGCCGAGATGATGGGCTCGGAGTATGACTCCAACGGGGATGGCGTGAATGACGTGGACGGGCTGCGCTACAAGAGCGGTGAGTCCGAGGACGCTTACGTCAACCGGATCACCACCGCCCTGCGCTCGACGATCCGCGACGCCAACACGCACTACGTCAACAGCAGCACCAGCTTCGACTACATCCAGTCGGACAACACGCACCCCACCTACTTCAACTCCTCCACCATCAGCGTGAACATCTTCTCGGGCAGCGGCTCGGGCTCGGGCGCCTCGGACTTCGCCGACAGCGCCGTCTCCGGCGGCAAGCAGGCCGAGTGGAACAAGACGGGCCACGAGAAGTCCGGCTGGTCCATCTCCACGTACAACCCGGTGGCCCCGTAG
- a CDS encoding SGNH/GDSL hydrolase family protein, translating into MFLRLNVRDVSLACAFAASVVSGSTFASTINQNTSWTITRSGSSSTYRVVAYGDSIFAGYYGNLFNVARRASPYTSGEYLAHKWNTNVEVVRRTKSGAKADDIYNNKIISERSYMQDAKTRVVMFEMCGNDYLQARSAFSEQTGTCNYGVLDTALANCTTYMEKGMQAINQYATSAKAKIIMNIYYPGYGADNVQTGCTDASTGGKVNRQQKFLPYMAKSNWRACNLAEKYGFKCADAFAEMMGSDYDSNGDGLNDVDGLRYKSGESEAAYVNRITTTLRSTIRDANTHYVNSSTSFDYIQSDNTHPTYFKSTIGTGSGSGASDFADSAISGGKQAEWNKWGHEKSGWSISTYNPATP; encoded by the coding sequence ATGTTCCTTCGTCTCAACGTGCGTGATGTGTCCTTGGCGTGTGCGTTCGCGGCCAGCGTGGTGAGCGGTTCCACGTTCGCGAGCACCATCAATCAGAACACCTCGTGGACCATCACGCGCAGCGGCTCCTCCAGCACCTACCGGGTGGTGGCTTACGGCGACTCCATCTTCGCGGGTTACTACGGGAACCTGTTCAACGTGGCCCGCCGCGCCTCGCCCTACACCAGCGGCGAGTACCTGGCCCACAAGTGGAACACCAACGTGGAAGTCGTCCGCCGCACCAAGTCCGGCGCCAAGGCCGACGACATCTACAACAACAAGATCATCTCCGAGCGCTCGTACATGCAGGATGCGAAGACCCGCGTGGTGATGTTCGAGATGTGTGGCAATGACTACCTGCAGGCCCGCAGCGCGTTCTCGGAGCAGACGGGGACGTGCAACTACGGGGTGCTGGACACGGCGCTGGCCAACTGCACCACGTACATGGAGAAGGGCATGCAGGCCATCAACCAGTACGCCACCTCCGCCAAAGCCAAGATCATCATGAACATCTACTACCCGGGCTACGGCGCCGACAACGTGCAGACGGGCTGCACGGACGCGTCCACCGGGGGCAAGGTGAACCGCCAGCAGAAGTTCCTGCCCTACATGGCCAAGAGCAACTGGCGGGCCTGCAACCTGGCCGAGAAGTATGGCTTCAAGTGCGCGGACGCCTTCGCCGAGATGATGGGCTCGGACTACGACTCCAACGGGGATGGCCTGAACGACGTGGACGGGCTGCGCTACAAGAGCGGTGAGTCCGAGGCCGCCTACGTCAACCGGATCACCACCACCCTGCGCTCGACGATCCGCGACGCCAACACGCACTACGTCAACAGCAGCACGAGCTTCGACTACATCCAGTCGGACAACACGCACCCCACCTACTTCAAGTCCACCATCGGCACGGGCTCGGGCTCGGGCGCCTCGGACTTCGCCGACAGCGCCATCTCCGGCGGCAAGCAGGCCGAGTGGAACAAGTGGGGCCACGAGAAGTCTGGCTGGTCCATCTCCACGTACAACCCGGCCACGCCGTAA